Sequence from the Primulina huaijiensis isolate GDHJ02 chromosome 16, ASM1229523v2, whole genome shotgun sequence genome:
CACAAAGATATTACCCTTACAAGCCATGATCGACTTAACCGCTTGTTGTGTATGTAGTCGTGCGATGCATCGCTGTTATTGGACGCTGCAAATGGTATAAAATCGGAGAAGACTTCAACAAGAAACTTTGGGATGAGGAATTTTAAGTACATCAAAACAATCAAAGATTCACTTGAAACCCAATGCCCCCTCACTGTTTCTTGTGCTGATATTGTGGCTCTTTCGGCGAGAGATGGTGTCGTTTTGGTAAGCTTTATTAAGACATTTCGTCTGATTGTGATCATTCTCCAAGTGatataagaaataaaatttctatatcagagttttcaattttttttttttttttggattgtcTATGATATAGGCCATgacttctttttttgttttggaaTAATATATTACAGTTGGGAGGGCCACATGTTGAGATGAAGGCTGGGAGAAAGGATAGCAAGATAAGCTATGTGGAAGAAATTGAAAACTTTATCCCTAATCACAATGATACTATGTCTTTGGTTCTTTCAAGATTCCAATCGATTGGAGTTGACACGGAAGGAACCGTTGCTCTTTTAGGTAAATGAATGAAATAAAGATATATCAATAGTTGATGTGATTATTTATTCTTATTGGTAAATTTAATCACTTTCTTGATAGGTGCACACTCGATAGGACGAGTTCACTGCACAAACATCGTCCATCGACTTTATCCAACCATTGACCCGAAATTGGACCCAAACTATGCCGAATACCTCAAAGGGAGATGCCCATCTCCCGATCCGGATCCGAGGGCTGTGgagtatgcaagaaatgatcGTATAACCCCAATGACCCTTGATAACATGTACTACAAGAATGTTCTGAATCATAAAGGATTATTGATCATTGACCAACAATTGGTTTCGGATCCTAATACGTATCCCTTCGTGGAGAAGATGGCTTCAGATAATGTCTACTTCCACGAGCATTTTTCAAGGGCTCTACTTGTTTTGTCGGAAAATAATCCCATCACAGGTGATGAAGGAGATATTAGAGTGGATTGTCGATATGTTAATCGTAAATGAAAAACTTTGGTTTTTCTTTTTGGACCATTTCCATTTGATGTCAAAAGCTCTATTAATGTTATTGGGCCACTAATGAATGGCGTGGCTTACATGTCGGGCGAAAGGTCCATTGTATTGTATTTGGgggttttaaattaaatatataaacttttatcctactatatatatatatatacacgtgaATTACAGAGCTTTGAcagtaattaattaaacaagtCTGAGCACATATAATTTGTAATATTATACCAATAatttgtaatattatatataaaaagaaatgCTTGCAAATTGATTTTCTTGCAAGTGACATGATAGCTGTGTTGCTGTTGACAGTCAGCCACATGCGATCGCTGCGTCACAcacttttctttctttcttattATTAAGTGGAAAATAATTGAATGGATAGGAGGAGGGATCATACGCTTGGATTGTGCTGTTTGGATTCTGCTGTAAACTAAGGAATTTTTCTCAATTGGTGTTGGGATTATGAAAGAGGGTATAAGTTCACTTTCCAAC
This genomic interval carries:
- the LOC140961773 gene encoding peroxidase 21 yields the protein MVSHCNCNFSSTVILLLLPLLFQFYSGESELQVNYYSESCPKAEEIVKEEVTKLYHKHGNTAVSWIRNLFHDCMVKSCDASLLLDAANGIKSEKTSTRNFGMRNFKYIKTIKDSLETQCPLTVSCADIVALSARDGVVLLGGPHVEMKAGRKDSKISYVEEIENFIPNHNDTMSLVLSRFQSIGVDTEGTVALLGAHSIGRVHCTNIVHRLYPTIDPKLDPNYAEYLKGRCPSPDPDPRAVEYARNDRITPMTLDNMYYKNVLNHKGLLIIDQQLVSDPNTYPFVEKMASDNVYFHEHFSRALLVLSENNPITGDEGDIRVDCRYVNRK